The Stenotrophomonas maltophilia sequence AGGCGGCCGTTGTCGCCCAGCTCCGCAGCGAGCATGGCGTACAGGCGCAGCTCGGCAGCCATGACCGTGACAACCTCGACCTGCTGCGCCTGCTGATGCAGCAGGTGCAGCAGCAGCAACGCCCAGACCCGGTGCCGGCGGCCCTGCTGGCACGCCTGCAGGTGCCACTGGCGCGCGCCGCCATGGCCGACCCCGGCTTCTTCGTGCGTGACGAGCACCCCGCCCGCGAACTGCTCAACCAGGTCGCCGAAGCCGGCGCCAGCTGGCTGGGCGATGATGATGTCGATCCGCAGCTGCTGCAGCGCATGGCGCAGAGTGTGCAGGGCCTGCTGGGCCAGGACGTCCGTACCCCGGAAGCCTTCGCCACCGCCAGCGAGGACGTGCAGCAGCACCAGCGTGCGGCGGTTCACCGCGCCGAGCTGGCTGAGCGCCGCCACGTCGAAGCCGCGCGCGGCAAGGAACGCCTGGAACTCGCCCGGCGCCAGGCCAATGCGCAGATTGACCAGTGCTGCGATGCGCAGGCACCGCCGCGCTTCGTGCAGACGCTGCTGCGCCAGGCATGGGCCGATGCCCTCACCCTGACCCGCCTGCGCCACGGCGATGATTCACCGCAATGGCAGGAACGCCTGCAACAGACCCAGCGCATTGCAGCGGTGACCGCGCAGGCCGTGGACGCCCCCGGTGGCACCGATGCCGCACTCGCCAGCGACGTGGAAGCCGCGCTGGTACAGGTGGGCTACCACGCCGAGGAAGCCGCCGCGGTCGCGCGCAGGCTGGCGACACCCGGCGGCGAGGATGACAGCACCTCGCGCACCGAACTCAGTGCGCGCCTGAAGGCGCGCGCACGGCTGGGAGAGCAGGCCGGGCCTACCACCACAGCACCGTCCAGCCCACGCAACGCCGCCGAGGAAGCCGCCTACCAGCTGCTGTCCGCGCTGCCGTTCGGCAGCTGGTTCGACATCGACAATGGCGATGGCACGCTGCGCCGCCAGCGCCTGTCCTGGTACAGCCTGCTGACCGGCCATGCCCTGTTCGTCAATCCGCGCGGACAGAAGATCGCCGATACCGACCTGGATACGCTGGCCCGGCAGCTCAGCGCGGGCCGCGCGCAGCTGGTCACCGAAGACAAGGGGCGACTGGTTGATCGTGCCTGGCAGGCCAGCCTCGACGCACTGCGCGCACTGGCCGACGGCCACGCCGGGGAGACATCCGCATGAACACCCAACCGCCCCAGGACACCCGTCGCGCACCACGCCGGCAGGTCTCGGACCTGGTACCGGTCACCGACCAGATGCGCGACTGCGTGGTGGGTCGCCTTGGCAACGTGTCCGAAACCGGCATGCTGATGCTGGCCAGCACGCCATTGCGCGAGGACGCGCTGTACCAGCTGCGTTTCCCATTGCCGATGGGCGACGGCCGCCAGGAGGCCATCGACGTGGGCGTGCACCTGCTGTGGAGCGAGCCTGCGCACGCCCCCGGGCAGAGCTGGACCGGCTTCCGCTTCCTTACCCTGTCACGCGAACATCGGCAGCTGCTGCGGCAGTGGGTGGGTGAGGACAGCGACGAGGGGTCGGTTTCGACGGCCTGAGTGCCGGTTCCAGCACAGCGGTTTCTTGCGGTATGCGGCAGAATCTAGGGCCGTTTTCCGTGTCGAGCCACCGCAATGATCCAGCAAGACCCCGGCGTCCTGTATTCCGACCACCTGGCCGTGCTGTGCCGACGCGCCGAACAGGCGCTGGCCCGCGGCGGCTTCGACCACCTGGTGGTGCCCAGCGGCACCCTGCATTACCAGGTGTTCGACGATCGGGACTACCCGTACGCGGTAAATCCTCAGTTCAAGGCGTGGCTGCCGCTCACCCGCGTGCCCAACAGCTGGATCGTGTTCACCCCGGGCAAGCGCCCGGCGGTGATCTTCCACCAGCCCTTCGATTACTGGCACGTGGTGCCGGACGCGCCCAGCGGCTGGTGGGTGGAGCACTTCGACATCCACATCATCCGCAAGCCCGAAGAGGCGCTGGCCCTGCTGCCGGCCGACCCGTCGCGCTGCGCCATCCTCGGCGAGCCGCAGAGCGCGCTGGGCAACTACGTGCCGAACAACCCGGCGCCGGTGGTGAACTACCTGGAATGGCACCGCGGCAGCAAGACACCGTATGAAATCGCACTGATGCGCCAGGCGCAGGTGCTGGGCGTGCGCGGCCACCGCGCCGCCGAAGCCGCGTTCCGCAATGGCGCCGACGAATTCAGCATCCACATGGCGTACTGCCAGGCCGTCGGCCAGGATGCCAACGAACTGCCCTACGGCAACATCGTGGCCCTGAACGAACATGCCGCCGTGCTGCATTACACCGAGCTGGGCCGCAAGGCACCGCAGCCGCTGCGCAGCTTCCTGATCGATGCCGGCGCCAGCGCGCACGGCTACGCCAGCGACATCACCCGCACGTACGCTGCGCACGGCCACGACGAATTCGCCGCGATGATCGCCGCCGTCGATGCCGCCCAGCAGCAGATGTGCGCCGCAGTACGCCCGGGCTTCGACTACAAGCAGCTGCACGTGGATGCGCACCTGTCGCTGATGGGCGTGCTGAAGGACTTCGGCGTCATCAAGGTCTCGCCGCAGACCGCGCTGGAAACCGGCGTCAGCGCCGCGTTCTTCCCGCACGGCATCGGCCACCTGATCGGTCTGCAGGTGCACGACGTGGCCGGCTTCGCGGCCAGCGACGAAGGCGGCCGCATCGAGCGCCCGGCCGGCCACCCGTACCTGCGCCTGACCCGCGTGCTGGAACCGGGCATGGTGGTGACCATCGAGCCCGGCCTGTACTTCATCGACATGCTGCTGAACGAAGTGAAGGATGCCGGCCATGGCGATGCAATCAACTGGGACCGCGTGGACTTCTTCCGTCCGTATGGCGGCATCCGCATCGAAGACGAAGTGCTGTGCACTGATGGCGAGGCTGACAACCTGACGCGGCCGGAGTTTGCTGCGGCGAACGGCTGAGCCCCTCGTGGGTGGCCGCTGAATTCAGAAGCCGCGCTTGGTGGGGCGGGGTGGGTTCGCGGGGGACGCCGTGACCCCGTCCCTGGGGGCTTGGCCGCGGCATCCATGCCGCGGACACCCCCGCGAACCCACCCCGCCCCACCTCTGACAGTTTCCTGCGCGCGTCCAACCACGGAAAAGAAAAAAGAAAAGCAGAAGCGGGTCGCTCGCTGCGCTCGCTCTGTGTCGACCAAGGTCGACACCTACCAACAGCCGCAATTGCCAGTAGATCCACGCCATGCGTGGATGATTCATTCGATATCTGACAGATGTGCCGATCAACGATCGGCACCCACCAACAGCCGCGTGAACCTGTCGAAGGCGGGGTACTGTGGGTTTGCGGGGTGTGAGCGGCATGGATGCCGCGACCAAGCCCCCATGGGTGAGGGCGCTTTGCTTGCGGAGCACTGCTTCGCAAGCGCCCGAACGCACAGCCGCCAGCGGCTGGGCCGGACTGGGGGTTTACGGCGTCCCCGCAAACCCACAGTGCCCCGCCATCCCACGGAATGCCCGCTGTTGCTGTTGCTCTGGCGCGCAGCAGGTGCAGGGCTGCAAGCCCTGCAGAACCCCCCTTACCCCGCCATCACCGCTTCGATCTCGTCGGCGCTGCGCGCCAGGCCTTCGGTCAGCACCCGATGCCCATCGTCGGTGATCAGCACATCATCCTCGGTACGGATGCCGATACCACGCCAGCGCGGTTCCACCGTCGTGTCGTCCACGCCGATGTACAGCCCCGGCTCGATGGTGAACGCCATGCCCGGCTCCAGCAGGCGCGAATCGCCCGCCAGGCGGTAATCGCCCACGTCATGCACGTCCAGCCCGATCCAGTGCCCGGTCTTGTGCCGGTAGAAGCGCTGGTACAGGCCCTCGGCCAGGTTCTTTTCCAGCGTGCCCTTCAGCAGGCCCAGGCGCAGCAGGCCCTCGGTCAGGGTCTGCACCGCCGCGAGGTGACCGGCCTCGTACGGCACGCCCGGCCTGGCCTGGGCCAGTGCAGCGGCCTGCGCGTCGCCAACCAGATCGTGCAGCGCACGCTGCTCGGCGCTGAAGCGGCCATTCACCGGGAAGGTGCGGGTGATGTCGCTGGCGTAGCCGCGGAACTCGGCACCGGCATCGATCAGCACCAGCTCGCCATCGCGCGAACGCGCGTTGTTGTCGCGGTAATGCAGGATGCAGCCGTTGCGGCCGGCGCCGACGATGCTGCAGTACGCTGGCACGGCATCGTTGGCGCGGAACACGCGCTCCAGCTCGGCCTGCAGTTCGTACTCGTGGATGCCCGCCTTCGCTGCATGCATCGCGGCCAGGTGCGCACGCACGCTGATCTGTGCGGCGCGGTGCATCAACGCGACTTCCGCGCCGGACTTGAACAGGCGCTGCTCGTGCAGCAGGTGGCCCAGTTCCAGGAACTCATGCGGTGGCTGCGCACCATGGCGCACCTGCGAACGCACGCGGTTGACCCAGCCGATCAGTTTCAGGTCGAAGTCGGCATCGCGGCCGAAGTGGTAGTAGACGCGCGAGCGCCCTTCCAGCAGGCCCGGCAGGATGTCGTCCAGATCGTCGATGGGGTAGGCATCGTCCATGCCGAACTGCGCTACCGCGCCTTCCTGGCCGGCACGGCTGCCGTCCCAGGCCTCGCGTTCGGCATCCCGCTCGCGGCAGAACAGGATGGCCTCGCCGTGGCGGCGGCCCGGGATCAGCACCAGCACCGCTTCCGGCTCCGGGAAGCCGCTGAGGTACTGGAAGTCCGAATCCTGCCGGAACGGATAATGGGTATCGAGGCTGCGCACCTTCTCGGCCGCGGCCGGCAGCACCAGGATCGCGTCCTCGCCGGCCATGTCCATCAGCTGGCGGCGGCGACGCTTGTATTCGCCGGCCGCGATGCCGGTGCGCTGCTTGATGTCCATCAGTTCAGGCGCTGCCGATGGCGCGAGGCCAGCACCACGTCGCCGTGCAGCAGCAGCACCGCCACGCGGATGAATTCCTCGATCTCCGACAGGGCTTCGTCATCATCATCGCCACCGGCCTCGAAATCCTCGCTGGAGGCGCGGGCCAGGCTGGCCATGTCGGTCAGCGCTTCTTCGCCTTCCTCGGACAGGGCCGGGCGGCGGCCGCCGCTGCCCAGGCCGAAGCCGCCCAGGAACGAGCGGGTCCAGCTGAACACGGCGTCGGCCTGCGCGGACACGTCGTCGGTGTCGGTCAGCAGCAGTTCGAAGGCGAAGTCGCGGTCTTCCAGCTGCTTGATGGTGACCTGCAGCAGCTGCGCCAGCACGCTGTCGTCGGCCACCGGCGGCAGGTTGTCGTCGGCCAGCACGCGCGCCGGCCAGTCGTTGCCGGCGGCGCCGCCAGCGGCCAGCCAGCCGCACAGCGCGCCATGCAGCTCGGCAGCGGTGGCGCCCAGGCCCAGTTCGTGGCTGGCGCGGGTAACGTCGTCGACGGAGGGAAGTTCGGTCATCGTGCGGCTCGTTCGGATAAGGAAACCCGGGACGCGCACGCGCGCGCCCGTGAGACCCGGTAGTGTAGCAACCCGACGGCATCCTCTCCGCAGCCGTCCAGCCTTGCTGCGACAACGCTTGACCGCCCTTACCCGGCTTGCCTATCGTGCCCGCATGGAACCCGCCGATCCCCTTGCCCAGCTGCAGGACTTCGCCGCCCGCGTGGAAGCGTTGCTTGAACGCAACCAGCGCCTGGCCGAGGAGAACCGCAGCCTGCGCCACCAGCAGGAACAGCTGGTGGCCGAGCGCTCGACGCTGCTGGCCAAGAATGAGCAGGCACGCTCGCGGGTGGAAGCAATGATCAGCCGGCTCAAATCCCTGGAGCAGCACACATGAGCGCCGAACCGGTCAGTGTCCGCATCCTCGATCGTGAATACACCGTGGGCGTCGGCGGCGACGAACGCGACAGCCTGATGGCCGCCGCGCGCCTGCTGGATGCGCGCATGCGCGAGATCCGCGGCAGCAACCGCATGGCCGCCGTCGACCGCGTCG is a genomic window containing:
- a CDS encoding DUF1631 family protein, yielding MSAVFSPTPADKARLAAADLPPRVRELLGALIGLCRQTLAAPLILTVEALEQALLHDADRARNPMQQADLMAQRGQLHAFAGHFPDRMLDAVAESLSRLRDPAAAPPALSTPPPLPGMLGLSLVAEHDVDRDLLLTEMVRRETLRSTNSLNLLGQRLGVLAAAPAFETDALPLAPQSLCAMVRRLAEQDSLSTEVQLALYRSFERQVLERLGDVLDRANALLSQQGVLPGLVYTPYLARSASTRRIITQSVGGGRATQPAKRTAAPLTGWNGAAPSGSWSNLLQDAISDSGTVGSAIPGMTTSAGSALHELLQQARQAGAAPAQSVAVPSAAVDAVLARLQAQSSAATGVADLQAAVVAQLRSEHGVQAQLGSHDRDNLDLLRLLMQQVQQQQRPDPVPAALLARLQVPLARAAMADPGFFVRDEHPARELLNQVAEAGASWLGDDDVDPQLLQRMAQSVQGLLGQDVRTPEAFATASEDVQQHQRAAVHRAELAERRHVEAARGKERLELARRQANAQIDQCCDAQAPPRFVQTLLRQAWADALTLTRLRHGDDSPQWQERLQQTQRIAAVTAQAVDAPGGTDAALASDVEAALVQVGYHAEEAAAVARRLATPGGEDDSTSRTELSARLKARARLGEQAGPTTTAPSSPRNAAEEAAYQLLSALPFGSWFDIDNGDGTLRRQRLSWYSLLTGHALFVNPRGQKIADTDLDTLARQLSAGRAQLVTEDKGRLVDRAWQASLDALRALADGHAGETSA
- a CDS encoding PilZ domain-containing protein, with amino-acid sequence MNTQPPQDTRRAPRRQVSDLVPVTDQMRDCVVGRLGNVSETGMLMLASTPLREDALYQLRFPLPMGDGRQEAIDVGVHLLWSEPAHAPGQSWTGFRFLTLSREHRQLLRQWVGEDSDEGSVSTA
- the pepQ gene encoding Xaa-Pro dipeptidase produces the protein MIQQDPGVLYSDHLAVLCRRAEQALARGGFDHLVVPSGTLHYQVFDDRDYPYAVNPQFKAWLPLTRVPNSWIVFTPGKRPAVIFHQPFDYWHVVPDAPSGWWVEHFDIHIIRKPEEALALLPADPSRCAILGEPQSALGNYVPNNPAPVVNYLEWHRGSKTPYEIALMRQAQVLGVRGHRAAEAAFRNGADEFSIHMAYCQAVGQDANELPYGNIVALNEHAAVLHYTELGRKAPQPLRSFLIDAGASAHGYASDITRTYAAHGHDEFAAMIAAVDAAQQQMCAAVRPGFDYKQLHVDAHLSLMGVLKDFGVIKVSPQTALETGVSAAFFPHGIGHLIGLQVHDVAGFAASDEGGRIERPAGHPYLRLTRVLEPGMVVTIEPGLYFIDMLLNEVKDAGHGDAINWDRVDFFRPYGGIRIEDEVLCTDGEADNLTRPEFAAANG
- a CDS encoding aminopeptidase P N-terminal domain-containing protein, producing the protein MKQRTGIAAGEYKRRRRQLMDMAGEDAILVLPAAAEKVRSLDTHYPFRQDSDFQYLSGFPEPEAVLVLIPGRRHGEAILFCRERDAEREAWDGSRAGQEGAVAQFGMDDAYPIDDLDDILPGLLEGRSRVYYHFGRDADFDLKLIGWVNRVRSQVRHGAQPPHEFLELGHLLHEQRLFKSGAEVALMHRAAQISVRAHLAAMHAAKAGIHEYELQAELERVFRANDAVPAYCSIVGAGRNGCILHYRDNNARSRDGELVLIDAGAEFRGYASDITRTFPVNGRFSAEQRALHDLVGDAQAAALAQARPGVPYEAGHLAAVQTLTEGLLRLGLLKGTLEKNLAEGLYQRFYRHKTGHWIGLDVHDVGDYRLAGDSRLLEPGMAFTIEPGLYIGVDDTTVEPRWRGIGIRTEDDVLITDDGHRVLTEGLARSADEIEAVMAG
- a CDS encoding UPF0149 family protein, which encodes MTELPSVDDVTRASHELGLGATAAELHGALCGWLAAGGAAGNDWPARVLADDNLPPVADDSVLAQLLQVTIKQLEDRDFAFELLLTDTDDVSAQADAVFSWTRSFLGGFGLGSGGRRPALSEEGEEALTDMASLARASSEDFEAGGDDDDEALSEIEEFIRVAVLLLHGDVVLASRHRQRLN
- a CDS encoding TIGR02449 family protein yields the protein MEPADPLAQLQDFAARVEALLERNQRLAEENRSLRHQQEQLVAERSTLLAKNEQARSRVEAMISRLKSLEQHT
- a CDS encoding cell division protein ZapA, whose product is MSAEPVSVRILDREYTVGVGGDERDSLMAAARLLDARMREIRGSNRMAAVDRVAVLAALNLAHELQLLRDENARQAVALQQTLADLNRRLDRAIDGTP